A genomic stretch from Arachis stenosperma cultivar V10309 chromosome 3, arast.V10309.gnm1.PFL2, whole genome shotgun sequence includes:
- the LOC130966958 gene encoding berberine bridge enzyme-like 4: protein MAPFFILLSTLVTFLILQPASSLDAKPSSSPLQNFLQCLSNHSNSALNNIYTPNNIAFLTILNTQTHNHRFTAATAPKPLAILVARDESHVQGTILCAKLHGIQIRIRSGGHDTEGLSYVSDVPFLILDMFAFDSVLVDIGTQTAWVQSGATLGAVYYNIAKHSNLHGFPAGVCPTVGAGGHFSGGGYGNLMRKHGLSVDNIIDAKLVDVNGRILDRKSMGEDLFWAIRGGGGGSFGVILSWQIRLVPVTPKVTVFRVKRDIQNGATDVVYKWQVISSKLHEDLFVRAMFEVVNRTNSKTVEVTFVGMFLGQTEPLIRLLNQSFPELGLVHSDCNEMPWINSTLYWFNSPIGTPIEALVNAPRGPTPGYFKTMSDYVKQPIPKESLESIWNLMIKVEHVKMEWNPYGGKMYEIPPTQTPFPHRSGNLFLIEYLTSWGEDGIDATNVYLNISRSFYEYMTPYVSHSPREAFLNYRDLNIGANNPSNVTRMDIAQIYGRKYFRDNLERLVYVKSKVDPENFFRHEQSIPPLLH from the coding sequence ATGGCGCCATTTTTTATTCTACTTTCAACTCTTGTCACGTTTCTTATTCTTCAACCGGCTTCTTCATTAGACGCTAAACCATCATCATCTCCCCTTCAAAATTTCCTCCAATGCCTTTCAAACCATTCAAATTCTGCACTCAACAATATCTACACTCCAAACAACATTGCATTCTTAACCATCTTGAATACTCAAACACACAACCACAGATTCACTGCAGCAACTGCACCAAAACCTCTCGCCATTTTAGTAGCACGTGACGAGTCTCACGTCCAAGGCACAATCCTATGCGCCAAGCTTCATGGCATTCAGATCAGAATCCGAAGCGGTGGCCACGACACCGAAGGCCTTTCCTATGTCTCCGACGTGCCCTTTCTCATTCTTGACATGTTCGCGTTTGATTCAGTTCTTGTGGACATTGGAACCCAAACTGCATGGGTTCAATCCGGTGCAACCCTTGGTGCAGTTTACTATAACATTGCCAAACACAGCAATCTTCATGGTTTCCCTGCCGGTGTGTGCCCCACAGTCGGAGCCGGTGGACATTTCAGTGGCGGCGGCTACGGAAACTTGATGCGAAAACATGGCCTATCTGTCGATAACATCATCGATGCAAAGCTTGTTGATGTCAATGGTAGAATCCTTGACAGAAAATCAATGGGGGAGGATCTGTTTTGGGCTATAAGAGGAGGCGGCGGCGGCAGTTTCGGCGTTATCCTCTCTTGGCAGATCAGGTTGGTTCCTGTGACTCCGAAAGTCACTGTCTTCAGAGTGAAAAGGGATATACAAAACGGTGCAACGGATGTTGTTTACAAATGGCAAGTGATTTCATCAAAGCTTCATGAAGATCTATTCGTAAGAGCAATGTTTGAGGTTGTGAACAGAACAAATTCAAAGACTGTTGAGGTTACATTCGTTGGCATGTTCTTGGGACAAACTGAACCACTAATCCGTTTGTTGAATCAGAGTTTCCCTGAATTGGGTTTGGTCCATAGTGATTGCAATGAAATGCCATGGATCAATTCAACTCTTTATTGGTTTAATTCTCCAATTGGAACCCCAATTGAAGCTTTGGTGAATGCTCCAAGAGGGCCTACACCAGGCTACTTCAAAACAATGTCTGATTATGTGAAGCAGCCAATTCCAAAGGAATCCTTGGAATCTATATGGAATCTCATGATAAAAGTTGAGCATGTGAAGATGGAATGGAATCCCTACGGTGGAAAAATGTACGAGATTCCACCAACACAAACACCATTTCCTCACAGATCAGGGAACTTGTTCTTGATTGAGTACTTGACATcttggggtgaagatgggattGACGCAACTAATGTTTACTTGAACATTTCAAGATCTTTCTATGAATATATGACACCATATGTTTCGCATTCTCCAAGGGAGGCATTTCTTAATTATAGGGATCTTAATATTGGTGCCAATAATCCCAGTAATGTAACAAGAATGGACATTGCTCaaatttatggaagaaaatatTTTCGAGATAATTTGGAAAGATTAGTCTACGTTAAATCCAAGGTTGATCCTGAGAACTTCTTCAGACATGAACAGAGTATACCACCGCTGCTCCATTGA